aCAGAAAATTGTCTGTTTATTAATTTGTGATCTTAATTAGAATATCGGAGTATAGGTTAACGAAGGAATGCATTTCTAGTGGTAAACCAACCAACCCGCAGCGGTGCCAAAGCCATGTAGTCGGCCCGCAATCTTAATCAGATCTACCGGAAGCTCGTCAGAGACAAATGGAAATTAGttaagtttacacacacacacacacacacacacacacacacacacacacacacaacctacctGTTGTGGCGAAGAAATGCGTTGGTAGTTGATCAAATCTATCCCTGGCTGAAGCAACTCTCCATTAAGGCGGAAATAATATGAGCGCTTCGTGCTGGAATGTTTGCATGTAACTCTACCATCTGAAGTGCCACTGTGGAATACTATAATCTTACGCTATGACTGAATCAAAGACCTTAGCGAGTATATATCCGCCTAAGTGAGGAAGCATTTCTTCTGTCGGGCACATTGGTATTTAACGATGTGGGAGTATTGTATCGTAGTTCTGTGTATTGTAGGTGACTGTTAGAGTGCGTGTACAGTATATGTAGTGTTGTTTCCCTAATGACGAATTCGGCGGACGGATCTCTATCAACAATCACATGCCTCTTAGTGAGAGAAGGTGTAAAGGTTTGGAACGGTGCTCATTGAAGTTATGATTCTGAAACACTCTAAAGCTTCTGCGTATGTTAGAGCTGTGTGAACTGTCTTCTCCGTCTACACTAGATTCACGGAAGTGGTTGAAGCATGTCCATGTAGAGCTATATGTTGTGAAATTTATCTAGGgccttttttttaatataaaattgtAAACTACCAGCTGTGAGAACTGGACTGATCGTGTTAGATTATCCAATGCGCCGatgatgcgccccccccccccccccccagtatcccCACGACCCGTTTTTGTGTTGCGACATAACAAGCATAGACCGTTTACTCTCTTCTTCGGACACTCTCCCCGTTCACCACGAGAACTTTATATTCTGCAAATTTCTGTAAATCCACATTCTATCCGTCCGGTATCTGATctcatttaacataattttagcttTGTTGTTGAGCTTATACACCTATTGCTTGCCCTCTGCCTTGCGATCACCTccgctgttttccatatattcagtAACCGTGCATGCAGTAGATATGTTTGCTCTCACGAGAAGCACGCTAGACATTGGGAATTTTTAGCGTATCTTTTTATTCTGTCGGTTTCTGTGATGGTACTGCTGCGTAAATCAATCATTTCTCACTGTCAATAATCGACAATCCACACTAGAGTGGTAAAACTAGAGTGAGCAGAACTTACGGAAACTCGCCACAGATCGAAAAGCTTGTATTTCCTGCGCTATGTACAAGGCACTATTGAACGAAATTTTGTGTTCTTGGTGTGACCTAACAGATATCTGCTGTGAAACAGTGTTCAGTTAACAATCTGAATACGCACTTAAGAGACAGTGATCCGACCATCATGTGTCTGAACACAAGATAACGGAATTTCCCCCGCAATGCTACGTTATAACGTTGTTGTTGCAGGACCGAAGTTCGTATCTACGGCGAAGATGTCGCGAATGAGTATAAAAATGCATGTACCCAAGCGCTGCTTTTGTCAACGTTGTGGTATCACTACCCAAAATTTCAACTACACCCGTAGATGAAATTGTCGGCCGTTTTTAGTTAAATCTTATCGTGGAAAGCCAACACATTTGTGAGCCTTGCACAAATGTCGGcagtataatttatttttatttgtagccGCCAATTGCCTTGCTGGCCATCAACGACAGTAAAACAGTAGTATATATATGCCGCATGCTATTAAATGTAAATGTACCGGTACGCAACGACATTCTTTTCGCAGTTGTCAATAACGTGCGAACTCATAACATAACGTGTTCCGTTCGCCAACAGCGTAATGGCCATTGTATTGTAGCATTTTTGCTTGACTGATGCAGACAGTGTGTTCCATGTGAAATAGATGCACTAGTCCACGGTTCTTCTGGACACAGTGCTTCTGACTATTTTAGATGTTAGCTGGCCATCGCAATTCGACCTGGCGTAATATCTTTGTCCAACAGCTGACGCTCATACGAACACCGACAGGAGAATGTAGAAAATGCGATCGCGATTAATCTACGGAGGGATTCGAATTGAAGGAACTGTGATTAAAAACGATTTATACATCTCATTTCACTTTAGTGAAGAAAGTGTATGTTGTACTTAACAGCCGAGGATCTTAAAAGTAGTGAGGTGGACAATTGTTTTGAAATTTAAACTAAATGTTTTCATGAACGTAACATAACTAAGAAAATGCAGGACATAGTCTCAAGAAATTATTCGTCAGTGTCACCAGAACGATGCCAATTATCGTTCGACAACCAGACTAAAGTACGCACTTCTCCATtgtttattttaaaaagaaaatgcagAATGATACTGTGGCTTGTAGGCACTGGCCAAACATAATTGGAATAATCAATTTGTTTTAGGTCGTGTGAATCATGAAGAACAACCTGGCGCCTGATTTCACGACGGACAACGAGATATACAAAGACGTAGTCATTGTAGGTGAGTAATTAAAGTACACACCAAATTATTTTCATTCTTCTGAAAATTGCTTAAGGGGTTTCCAAAAACGTCGAGCCGTTGTATTGAAAGTGTGGAAATCTCAAAACGCACATAATAAAACGTGTATGAGGTTATACAGGGAGAATATAATGTGTTTCAGGAAATGGCCCATCGGCTATGGCACTTTCGTTTCTACTGTCAGGAAACTTACCATATTACACTGGTGGAGAGCATCCAGATGAAATGTTAACTGCTCGGCTGAGGGTTACGTCACTTGATGTGACACTGTTGGATCAAGATTTGGAATTCCTGTCTCAGGTGAGCCAGAGTTAAATCAATTTTTGTTCAACAATTTATTAGTATGAAAACAGATGAATGTATCTCTAAATTATATATTCATATTAGATGATGCGGCAAATAGATACCTGTTGCAAAAATTTACTTGCCATTTGAAGCCTGATTAGTACTGCATGATATTAACACTCAGAATAGTGGAAGTGTTGGTTTAATGCTGgttttctcctttttatttttttttctttttttcccagaaACACTTTAAAACACTTGCAGCAATCGAAACTCATAATATTAAAATGCGCAGTAGCATGAAAGTATGTAGAACATGTAGACCTACTTATGTTTCTCTGTTCTGTGACTAATTGAACTACCAAATTTGCAGGGACTAGAGGGACGGTCACAAAACCCTGTTGCAGTGTTGATGGATAGCCTGGCTCGACCAGGAGCTGACGTTGGCTTGGAGATTGATCCTTTGGTACAATACAGACGTGCACCAACAGGACGGCAGTTACCCTCTTACATTGCACTGGGACGTGGGCCTCCAGGTGGTGTATGGCAACGCGTTGATGGACAAGTGCTAGCACTGTCTCCAGCTTCTTGGATGTCATTGCCAGGAGTTCCCCTGGAAGGGAGTGGGCGTCCTCCTGCAGGAAGGGTTGCACAGTATCTTGCTGCATATCCTTCTATAACAGGAATCAGTGACAATTTCCACTCAGGAGTAGATGTAACACGCATCTCTCCTCCTCCTGTTGCTGTAAGTAATAAAATGAATGCTTAGATATTTGTTtataaattgtttttattattgtaaCTTTAATGAGTGAGTGAATGGCATGATAATGCTGCCGAAAGCAAATTTTACAGCCTATCATCCCTGCCCTCCCCTGCCACTCTCCCTCCCTAAATCTCCCTGTCCTCGCCCTCCCAGTTGAAAAGTTATTTATAGTTACACTTGTAGTTACCATAATTACTTTGCAAATgtgttaaaattttacaaaattctcaGTGACATAGCATAGAAAGAAACATttttagtgtttattataataaatttgGTCCACTTACACAGAAGCTCAAAAAGTGTGCCTCGCAATTACTTACTAAATTCACTGTTTTGTGTAGCATTATTTTGTTCATTTTGAATAGAGCATATACATGATGACATGAACTGCAGGTACATCGTTAAACACCTTTCCCCTTATTTCATTCCCATTTCTAACCAATTTTTGTTAAAATTCATTTCTTGACTGAAGTGGACTTACAGTTTCCGTGGCTCTGGCATTGTATACTGATGTTGTCAGTGCTTTGACATTGGCCATAGCCAGTGAGAATAGCTGAATATAATGGTTTCTTTTGTTGGAAGGTAAAAATAGATGACATTTGTTTCTGGCATGGAAAGCAGGAAAAAGCTAGATGTGCTGACAGCCTGACTGACATGTAGTGTAGCGATTGATCTAGATTAGGTGGCAATGTGGCAGATTTGTCTTGGCGAAGCCAATGAATCTCGACACGAAAATATGGTTGCCGTAATAATGGTGTGGAGAGTAGCCAGACGTGGACATACATCATTGCAAAATCTACTTGTATCTCTTATTTCCAGTTTTGTTGAAAATTCTAATGTGGTTAAATTTTAGCTTAATGGGACAAAATACCAGCTAATTTTATATACAAACCATTTGAAATTATGAACAACTATTCTGATTGGCTACCAACAACTCGCTCATGATTTGTCATATTCAGTTCCCATTGTTCATCACATGAGTTGTTACCAATATTCGCAGGCAGTACAATAGCTGTGGAAGATTTAAGTGCTCTCTTACCATTTTCTTTAACCCATTTAGCATGCGTAATCTAAAAACTGATATGCTCTCTAAGGTGAAAGAGGGTTTGCAGTAGGTACATTAATAACCATGTCCTTGACCCTTTCGCATTCACAGTGGTTCTCCTTTGTGCATGATCTGGCTCCTGCACATCTTTTCCAACAACTCATCAGACAAATGGTTTTGGTAGAGTCCCTCCAACATGACCTAGATATTCGCAATCCCATCACGAACTCTTTCTCTCGCCTGGCCTAGTCCTTTCCTTTTCCGTTCCACTCTTCTGTTCACTGCTACCTGAGCCATTGCTGGTTTATTCACTTGTTATCAATCAAATATCAGGAAAGATTAAGCAAGGTTAATGATATATTTATTACATGGAGAAATAAGACTACAGAGGTTAACAGATAGTGTTCAATATATAATGTTTAATGGATAGACTGGTTGCAATATTTGCCATTCTCTGTAGCTCATCTTACACCTTAGCCGAGAACTGCAGTCTAGTAACAGACCTAAGTAGAGTAATGCTCCTACTGTATATCAATGCAGTCATCACGTAGGGTGAATGGCATTAATGTTCAAACAAGTCTAGTCAACAAACAACATATGAGAGCATTGACTGTTAACCTTGTAAGTTAGTGCTCTCATTGATGGTGTATACCCACACTGTGGAAGAtgtgtaaaaattatgaaatgaataatttcagcaataaaggtaacaactcacaaAAAATGTGAGGTGCTGAGTCgtcgttgctgtggtcttcagtccagagactggtttgatgcagctctccatgctactctatcccgtgcaagcttcatctcccagtacctactgcaacctacatccttctgaatctgcttagtgtattcatctcttggtctccatctacgatttttaccctcgacactgtcctccagtactaaattggtgatcccttgatgcctcggaacatgtcctaccaaccgatcccttcttctagtcaacttgtgccacaaatttctctcctccccaattctattcggtacctcatcatgtgatctacccaactaatcttcatcattcttgtgtagcaccatattaagaaagcttctattctcttcttgtctaaactatttatcgtccacgtttcacttccatacatcactacactccatacaaatactttcagaaacgacttcctgacacttaaatctatactcgatggtaacaaatttctcttcttcagaaacgctttccttgccattgccaatctacattttatatcctctctaattcgaccatcatcagttattttgctccccaaatagcaaaactccttcactactttaagtgtctcatttcctaatctaattacctcggcataacccgacttaattcgacaacattccattatcctcgttttgctttagttgttgttcatcttatatcctcctttcaagacactgtccattctgttcaactgctcttccaggtcctttgctgtctctgacagaattacaatgttgtcagcaAGCCTCacagtttctatttcttcttcatggattttaattcctactcaaaatttttctttcatttcctatactgcttgctcaatatacagactgaataacatcaggggtaggatacaaccgtgtctcactcccttcccaaccactgcttccctttcatacccctcgactcttataactgccatctggtttctgtacaaattgtaaatagcctttggctctgtattttacccctgccaccttcagaatttgaaagagcgtattccagtcaacattgtcaaaagctttctctaagtctacaaatgctagaaacataggtttccctttccttaatctatcttctaagataagttgtagcatcagtattgcctcacgcgttccaacatttctacggaatccaaactgatcttccgcaaggtcggcttctactagtttttccatttgtctgtaaagaattcacattagtattttccagtcatgatttattaaactgatagtttggtaattttcacatctgtcaacaccagctttctttgggattggaattattatatttttctttaagtgtgagggtatttcacctgtctcatacttcttgctcaccagatggtagtttttttgtcagggctggctctcccaaggctgtcagtagttctaatgggatgttgtctattcctggggccttgtttcgactcaggtctttcagtgctctgtcaaactcttcacgcagtatcgtatctcccattttgccgtcatctacatcctcttcgatttccataatattgtcctcaagtacatcgcccttgtatagaccctctatacccttccacccttctgctttcccttctttgcttagaattgtttttccttctgagctcttgatattcatacaagtggttctctttttctcaaaagatctctttaattttcctgtaggcagtattcctTTCGCCCATTGCATATTCAcccactaagtttccttctcttcctttccctactgtcgaattccagtcacccgtgactgctaaattttcgtctcgcttcactatctgaataatttcttttatctcatacatttcatcaatctcttcgtcatctgcaaagctagttgtcaTATGAACTTGGACTACTGTTGcaagtgtgggcttcgtatctatcttggccacaataatgagttcactatgctgattgtagtagattacccgcattcctattttttttttttaatttattattaaacatattcctgcgttacccctatttgattttgtttttataatcctgtattcacctgaccagaagtcttgttcctcttgccaccgaacttcactaattcccactatatctaactttaacctctccatttgcctttttaaactttctaacctacctgcctgattaagggatcttacattccacgctccgatccatagaacgccagttttctttctcctgataacgacgtcctgagtCATTGATAGTCGTGTAAATAAGACTGAGAATAATCCTTGGATTCAGAAATGGTTGCTGTATGTTTAATTTGATTCATTATTTTAAGTGTGTTCCCAGACTTTGACGTATTACTTTCAGTTCTAAGAATGTAATATCACCAGTTTCAGTAGTTGTAAACAAAACTAGGGCTGGGAATAGAGTAATGAAGAAATGAGTGAatactaaaatttaaaaataaggtAAACAAAGCAAGTATCTCATTGATAGGCAGCCCATTTCGTGTTCCATATCTTAGACATTTGGAGTGTTTATTGTTGTTATCGTGAGTTGAATATTTCCTCCTCAAATCACATTGAGGTCAATGTACCATTATTTTGTGTCCTTATCTGGACTTGATCCTTCATAGAGTGTGATGGACCTGGAGAAATATTGAGAGATAATGGATTAAAAGGAGTTTTCAATATGGTATTGCAAACTCAAAAAGGAACTGTCACCTTTCAATTTAACCTAGACCGCGAGCAGTGTTACAGATCACACACACAACTAGGGCTTTAATTTCActttgttggcttcgccaactcaaaaCAAAATTCAATTTTCAACCTAACCTGTACTTTGAGCTTAACTACAGATCAGTTTTTCATGACAACCTACATTCCAAGaaataataaatatgcaaaaaaGTGTTGTCCTTATTCTGTTCCTTCCATTTGCACACACATCTTGCTATGTACCACAACACCATTGTGGCATTGTGTATGGGTAGGTTCAGTTGACCCAAGATGACACCGTTGCTCAGATCACTTGTTAAACTGTAAGCCCATGTAGTTGATGACATTTAGCTATTAATTTGTCTGTCAATGTGTGTAAGCAGTCTTCACAAATGCATGTGTGATTTGGAATGTTTGTGGCTGCTCTTTACGTCAGTTATGATTTAAGTTgtaaaatatgtaataaaagaatAACAAGAAGTAGACACTTAATTTAAAATTGTTAAATATATGTAAGCAAGTGTTTTTCTTGATATTTTCAGGAAAGTTCTGACAAGCTGTGGAGGGTGGAAGCAACTGATGGTCGTGCAGTATTTAATTACAAATGCAGGACAGTGGTCCTGGCAACTGGAGCACATGATGTACCTAATCAATTGGGAGTGCCTGGTGAAGACAGCTTGCAATGGGTTTTCCATGATGCCGCCTCCTTGGAGCGAGCTCTTGACTGTCCTGGTATGATAGGCACTGGCGTAAACCCTGTGCTTATCGTAGGTGCAGGGTTGAGTGCTGCTGATGCTGTCATAGCTGCCCGCTTCCGTTCTCTTCCAGTCCTACACGTGTTTCGGAGGCGTCTTGATGCACCGCTGTTTGATCATGTGCTGCCTGAGAATGTTTATCCTGAGTACCATAAGGTAAGTCTTGGTGTATattggttttaattttctgctgttcTGAACTAAATGTAGTGATGTGACAAATAACACAGGGGAAGAGAGGTTGGTGTTGATCAATACAACTTGAAACTGAATCTGATATCTCACACAAGGGAAAGAAAAGTTAATGAAATGAACTCTCATAAAAATAGAAGATCTTCTTACTAAAAATAAATAGGGCCTGATGTAACAGTGctaatgaaataaaggaaatgatTCTAAAACCGGATGTGTGAATGGGAAACGTAGGAATTGGTGTGGGGGAGAAAGGATCAAATGGCTCATAAAGAGTTCAATGCAAGGATTCATTTATTACCTAGGTTTCTGAAAAAATATATCCACCATGTAGTACATGCAAGAAACTGTTTGGATCATTTTTAGGTGGAGACTGacgttttgtatttctgtattcccaaaaaaagttgtgaaagctAGAGAGATTCTTAAGCAGATTGATGTGTGACACGCAGCCTGTGAGTATAGTGGGGATATTACAGTTTTACCTTTCTAACCCCTGTaacttaaatcaaaaacaaaagtcaTACAAACTCAGTATAACAAACTGGTGTGTTATTGTGTACTTCCACACCCAACACAGCACCACATGTCAGCAGGAGGTATAAGACTTCCTGTTACCAATTGCCGTCCTGACTAGATACTTACCTTGGCCACATAATGGTTTGGCCAGGGTTACCTTGACAGTTATATTAACTTTCATTCACTCAGTAAATGCCAAGTGAAAATAGTGTGTTCTTCAAACCGGTCTCCAcaaaaaaaattctctctctctgcctgtgccACATGCACGTTTCTAGTTTTATAATAATCATACGTTTCATTTACTAATTGCATAATTGTTTATAAAAATGAGTGTTTTTAGTCTTTTAAGTATTCATTGTTACACTCTTCCTAATTTGAATGGAAATGCATATATTTTTGTACAAACTAGTGGTCTGCTTTAACATTAGCTTGCCTGGTGATCAAGTGATGAAGTGCTTGCATGgaaacagagaggttgcaggaTTAAATCCCAGTCAGATGatggatttttcagtctgcattttattctgTGTGAATAGTTACTAGAACATCATGTGGTTCAGATTAGACATTAAACTTTAGGTCCCCTCTTCCTACTTAGATAATAGGGGTAGATTATGGCTATGCAAGTTAAAATACTTGCATcagggcattattattattattattattattattattattatactgttcACCTACAATATTCAAATATTATACAAGGAGTTTTGTCTATGTACATCAGTTTTCTAAACGTCACTCCTTTTTCTATAAATCACGTATCATATTTCAGGACTTCAAACAATTATTTATACATGGCATACACCTGACTAAATTAATAAATTCTCATTACTGTCTTCATTCATTGACTACATAGCAGTTAATATCCTAGAATAAAATACAGTATTATTCTTTATTTCACAAAACAAGTAAGGAAGAACAATGtttaaagtgaaacttcctggcagattaaaactgtgtgcccgaccgagactcgaactcgggacctttgcctttcgcgggcaagtgctctatcatttgagctaccgaagcacgactcacgcctggtactcacagctatacttctgccagtacctagtctcctaccttccaaactttacagaagctctcctgcgaaccttgcagaactagcactcctgaaagaaagggtattgcggagacatggcttagctacagcctgggggatgtttccagaatgagattttcactctgcagcggggtgtgcgctgatatgaaacttcctggcagattaaaactgtgtgcccgaccgagactcgactcgggacctttgcctttcgcgggcaagtgctctaccatctgagctaccgaagcacgactcacgcccggtcctcacagctttacttctgccagttttaatctgccaggaagtttcatatcagcgcacactctgctgcagagtgaaaatctcattctggaaacatcccccaggctgtggctaggccatgtctccgcagtatcctttctttcaggagtgctagttctacaaggttcgcaggagagcttctgtaaagtttagaaggtaggagacgagatactggcagaagtaaagctgtgaggaccgggcgtgagtcgtgcttcggtagctcagatggtagagcacttgcccgcaaaaggcaaaggtcccgagttcgagtctcggtctggcacacagttttaatctgccaggaagtttcatatcagcgcacactccgctgcagagtgaaaatctcattctggaaatgtttaAAGTACTTACGCATTCATATTAAACAGTTCGAAGTTCATaagttctctctctttctctctctctctctctctctctctctctctctctctctctctctctctctctcgctgctgctgctgctgctgctgctgctgctgctgctgccgattTCATTTCACAGAATTTCTGCTTTACAGCccatacatttcatttcagttgctCTCTTACTTAAAACATACTTCTTGACACTTTATGAAGTTGAAGTTGTACCCAACATAAAGTAATTGGTGCAGTCATACAGGTGATTTGATAACGtgttttcttcagtgttgcttttcctTTGAGATGAATGTGTGTTCAGTAAAGGCAAAGATAAAGTGAAATATTTACTTTCAGGTACGTCAAATGATGGCTGATGGAGGTCACTGTTACCCAAGGTACCAGGCTCTGGCAGATGCTGCTGTATTGGAGTTCTCTGAGGAAGGGACAGGTTCACAGGCTGTTCGATCAGTGCTTATTCGTGGAGCGGACGGGAAAAGAGAGCGAGTCCAAGTGTGTGCTGCTGCTATCCTGACTGGTGCTAGGCCTGATCTCTCATTTATTCCtgaagagcttgtggcacaacttacaTGTAATTCAACAAAGCCAGTGGATCCACGTCGTAATCCAATTGCTGTGGATCCTTACACTCACAAAGTGCTCCATGCTCCTTCAGGTCTTTACGCTTTAGGACCTCTTGTCGGTGACACCTTCGTGCGATTTGCTGCTGCTGGAGCCCATGCTGTTGCTGCATCTCTGCTTGGTGACCTTACGTAACCAACATAAGGGATGAAACTTGGTTGACTTTCTTATTGTGCTATGAAAACACCAACGGGTAACTTGCCAGCTACTACAGTGGCATCTGTGGATCGCTGTATATAAATTCAACATGTctgtgatattattttattaatttcctgTTGTGTATAAACTGATCCTTGATGTGACAATGGTATTCTGATCAGATACTGaatgattttgtaaatatgtgtgtagGATATAGTTTTTCAtattgtcagtcctatgtttactGACTCTAATATTGAGTCCAAAATCAGTATATTAATGCAGCAAGCTGTATTGGTGGGTGCTATTTTTATGTTCCATGATGCATTgatgtctatttatttattttcatatcatttttaaaatatataagcagaattttatttatttgtgttgtttTATCATTATTTCACCCAAAAAATTTAAAAGcatgaagattttattttttaacacTGGCGGTATTTACAGGAAAATAAATTACATACGTAAAGCAGTATTTCACTGGGGAAATAGTAGTAGAAGGCAATGGGATTGTTCATTAGACCATTGTTGTTGTCATTAGAGATTTTGCAGAAAGAATTAAACATTTCAGGGGGGAAAAAGATCTTTGCTGGTAATGACATTACTTTTATACCACACTCTAGCACTACATTAAATATTAAACTTGTTTCACATCCTCAAAGTTCGGTCAGACTCTGACTGATTAAATTTGGTTTTgcactaacacccaaacctccaggtgTCAGACACTCAGTTTGGTACCAGACATTGTATGTAGATAGACTATCAACCAAAACACTGATTTAGTTCGTGTTATGTGCTGTCATCCAGTAGGAAATGCGTAAATAGTAATTAAAAGTAGCACCACAACTGCAGAACATCGGAAAAGCATATTAGTGAGAGATGATCTTGTAGCTCTCGTGTGAGAGAGTTTGTAGTGTCAGGTTATCGTGTCAAAGGTTCTGCATTGAAATTTCACAGATGACAATTTGTTTCAACTGTTTATATATGAAACAGTTGtaggggagaacattttcctgacatgtgaaaggacttttcggagtttgtagacaatgttcttttggtagtctgctttcacttcttttgttgaaagtagcaaacctagagagtacatttgtatagaGGGGTGTGGTCTTCTGTCGGACGTGCGACTGAACAG
This portion of the Schistocerca nitens isolate TAMUIC-IGC-003100 chromosome 7, iqSchNite1.1, whole genome shotgun sequence genome encodes:
- the LOC126195000 gene encoding oxidative stress-induced growth inhibitor 1-like; protein product: MKNNLAPDFTTDNEIYKDVVIVGNGPSAMALSFLLSGNLPYYTGGEHPDEMLTARLRVTSLDVTLLDQDLEFLSQGLEGRSQNPVAVLMDSLARPGADVGLEIDPLVQYRRAPTGRQLPSYIALGRGPPGGVWQRVDGQVLALSPASWMSLPGVPLEGSGRPPAGRVAQYLAAYPSITGISDNFHSGVDVTRISPPPVAESSDKLWRVEATDGRAVFNYKCRTVVLATGAHDVPNQLGVPGEDSLQWVFHDAASLERALDCPGMIGTGVNPVLIVGAGLSAADAVIAARFRSLPVLHVFRRRLDAPLFDHVLPENVYPEYHKVRQMMADGGHCYPRYQALADAAVLEFSEEGTGSQAVRSVLIRGADGKRERVQVCAAAILTGARPDLSFIPEELVAQLTCNSTKPVDPRRNPIAVDPYTHKVLHAPSGLYALGPLVGDTFVRFAAAGAHAVAASLLGDLT